One genomic region from Sinorhizobium numidicum encodes:
- a CDS encoding 4Fe-4S dicluster domain-containing protein, giving the protein MAFKIVASQCTQCGACEFECPSDAIEFKGEKYVIDPNKCTECEGVFELQQCASVCPVPKTCVPA; this is encoded by the coding sequence ATGGCCTTCAAAATCGTCGCATCCCAATGCACCCAGTGCGGTGCCTGCGAGTTCGAATGCCCTTCCGACGCGATCGAGTTCAAGGGCGAGAAGTACGTGATTGATCCCAACAAGTGCACCGAGTGCGAGGGAGTTTTCGAGTTACAGCAATGCGCCTCGGTATGTCCGGTGCCGAAGACCTGCGTGCCGGCTTAA
- a CDS encoding FAS1-like dehydratase domain-containing protein produces the protein MTSNKFPVEASHIMMFARAIGNESPVYMDASAAQREEAAGIIAPPTFVAAAAQFDPDPDDTLRPRPGQPWLGSGRNPSGIDRPDSASGGGALHAEQHYEYHQPLRVGDVLTVSHLPGRTWDKEGRRSGKLTFSETLTEYRNQNNELIITARSVGVRTERPVG, from the coding sequence ATGACGTCCAATAAATTCCCAGTAGAAGCTAGCCATATCATGATGTTTGCGCGTGCCATTGGCAACGAGAGCCCTGTATACATGGACGCATCAGCGGCGCAGCGGGAGGAGGCCGCTGGCATCATAGCCCCCCCCACCTTCGTCGCTGCTGCCGCGCAGTTCGATCCCGATCCTGATGATACGTTGAGGCCCAGACCTGGGCAGCCATGGTTGGGTTCTGGCCGGAATCCGAGCGGTATAGACCGGCCGGACTCTGCGAGCGGGGGAGGAGCTTTGCACGCTGAGCAGCACTATGAGTACCACCAGCCCTTGCGCGTTGGTGATGTGCTAACTGTCTCCCATCTGCCGGGAAGGACTTGGGATAAGGAAGGTCGCCGTTCGGGCAAGCTAACCTTTTCGGAAACCCTGACCGAGTATCGTAATCAAAACAACGAATTAATTATAACCGCTCGCTCGGTCGGCGTGCGTACAGAGCGCCCGGTCGGCTAG
- a CDS encoding DMT family transporter, which translates to MQDKSPGYLYVLLAVILFAGQDGFSRLLAEKYPAIIVTMIRFWAFAAFATVLAAYSPVGLRGALFTPRPILQLLRGVLLASNIVVIVYAYTIAGLAMSQAIYQAAPLIVTILSVPLLGEKVGWCRGVAVAAGLAGVLVLLNPVSAHFGIQLLLPLAASLLYALYGIATRAVSQYDSAVTSVLYAGVGGALAVTSVGPFYWTPIHIGDWPAMTALSVCGALSHFSLIRAYGLLNAGEVQPLTYLQLVLSVIVAYVFFGETVTWNMAAGAAIVVGAGLFTAWREYRLVVRRSHAATMPNRDAEPRQETRPEGFT; encoded by the coding sequence ATGCAAGACAAATCGCCAGGCTATCTTTATGTCCTTTTGGCGGTGATACTATTTGCCGGGCAGGACGGCTTTTCCAGGCTACTCGCTGAGAAGTACCCGGCAATTATAGTGACAATGATTCGCTTTTGGGCGTTTGCGGCGTTTGCAACGGTGCTTGCTGCATACTCTCCGGTAGGCCTGCGAGGCGCTTTATTCACGCCGCGACCAATTCTGCAGTTGCTCCGCGGTGTTCTTCTAGCAAGCAACATCGTTGTCATCGTCTACGCTTACACGATTGCTGGGCTAGCGATGAGCCAAGCAATATACCAAGCGGCTCCACTGATAGTCACCATTCTGTCGGTGCCGTTACTCGGGGAAAAGGTCGGTTGGTGTCGCGGCGTCGCTGTGGCTGCCGGGTTGGCTGGGGTTCTGGTGCTTCTAAACCCGGTGAGCGCTCATTTCGGTATCCAGCTGCTGCTTCCCCTGGCTGCTAGTCTTTTGTACGCGCTGTATGGGATCGCCACGCGTGCGGTCAGCCAGTACGACTCCGCCGTGACAAGTGTCTTATATGCCGGTGTCGGAGGAGCCCTGGCGGTAACATCTGTGGGGCCGTTCTATTGGACGCCTATACATATCGGGGACTGGCCTGCAATGACGGCACTGAGCGTTTGCGGTGCTCTCAGCCACTTTTCTCTCATCAGGGCTTACGGGCTTCTCAACGCAGGTGAGGTTCAGCCCCTCACGTATCTCCAACTCGTCTTGAGCGTGATTGTCGCGTACGTCTTTTTTGGTGAAACTGTGACGTGGAACATGGCGGCCGGGGCGGCCATCGTAGTCGGAGCTGGCCTGTTTACAGCTTGGCGAGAATACCGTCTGGTAGTGCGGAGAAGCCATGCGGCAACGATGCCAAATCGTGACGCTGAGCCACGACAAGAAACGAGGCCTGAAGGGTTCACATGA
- a CDS encoding nitrogen fixation protein NifZ: MGLGREEEVEIHNPPRFTPGERVRATRHIRNDGTYPGKEVGESLVRKGDAGFVRDVGTFLQQFYIYAVEWIDRGVVVGMRARELMSLDEVSTLATAECTDRSKGKAR, encoded by the coding sequence ATGGGTCTTGGACGCGAAGAGGAGGTCGAAATCCACAATCCTCCACGATTTACGCCGGGTGAGCGGGTCCGTGCCACACGCCACATAAGAAATGACGGCACCTACCCCGGCAAGGAAGTCGGAGAAAGCCTCGTTAGGAAAGGCGACGCGGGTTTTGTGCGCGATGTGGGAACCTTTCTCCAGCAGTTTTACATCTATGCCGTCGAATGGATTGATCGCGGCGTCGTTGTTGGAATGCGTGCACGTGAACTGATGAGCCTCGACGAGGTCTCAACTCTGGCAACCGCCGAATGCACTGATCGGAGCAAAGGAAAAGCCAGATGA
- the nifT gene encoding putative nitrogen fixation protein NifT, with amino-acid sequence MKVTIRRTGNDLSAYVPKKDLEEPIVEIENEGLWGGFVVLRNGWRLLLPDLPKDTQLPVTVEAKKMVNDAARKETS; translated from the coding sequence ATGAAAGTAACAATCCGCAGAACTGGCAACGACTTATCAGCGTATGTTCCCAAGAAGGATCTGGAAGAGCCGATCGTCGAGATTGAGAATGAAGGCCTATGGGGCGGCTTTGTGGTGCTCAGGAACGGCTGGCGGCTCTTACTGCCCGATCTTCCGAAGGACACCCAGCTACCGGTCACCGTCGAGGCGAAGAAGATGGTGAATGATGCCGCGCGAAAAGAAACCTCATGA
- the nifB gene encoding nitrogenase cofactor biosynthesis protein NifB: MLTTAKSGGCASSSCGSSSRPTDMDSATWEKIKDHPCFSEEAHHYFARMHVAVAPACNIQCNYCNRKYDCANESRPGVVSEKLTPDQALRKVIAVANEVPQLSVLGIAGPGDACYDWKKTRATFERIAREIPDIKLCISTNGLALPEHVDELAELNISHVTITINMVDPAVGEKIYPWIFYGHRRYTGMEAAKILHERQMLGLEMLSKRGILTKINSVMIPGINDQHLIEVNKWVKERGAFLHNVMPLISDPAHGTCFGQTGQRGPTALELKALQDRLEGGAKLMRHCRQCRADAVGLLGTDRGQEFTLDQIPLEPGYNSGKRHAYREVVSRIRDDHLAAKNQAITTLASVSVRGSLHVAVATKGGGRINEHFGHAKEFQVYEASQTGIKFVGHRKVEPYCRGGWGEEATLGGIIAALEGINIVLCAKIGDCPQKQLMEAGIRATEAFGYDYIETAISALYAAEYGLDLSKATA, encoded by the coding sequence TTGCTGACAACCGCGAAATCCGGTGGCTGCGCGTCCTCGTCCTGCGGCTCGTCCTCAAGGCCAACTGACATGGATTCGGCTACCTGGGAGAAGATCAAGGATCACCCATGCTTTTCAGAAGAAGCGCATCATTATTTCGCCCGTATGCACGTCGCAGTCGCACCAGCCTGCAATATCCAATGCAATTACTGCAATCGCAAATATGATTGCGCCAACGAAAGTCGTCCTGGCGTCGTCTCCGAAAAGCTGACACCGGACCAGGCGCTCCGCAAGGTGATTGCGGTCGCCAACGAAGTCCCGCAGCTTTCGGTTCTCGGCATCGCGGGTCCGGGCGATGCTTGTTACGACTGGAAGAAGACGAGGGCGACTTTCGAACGCATTGCTAGGGAGATTCCTGACATCAAGCTGTGCATTTCCACCAACGGACTTGCGCTGCCGGAGCACGTGGACGAGTTGGCGGAATTGAACATCAGCCACGTGACGATCACCATCAACATGGTCGACCCCGCAGTCGGCGAGAAGATCTACCCGTGGATCTTTTATGGTCATCGCCGCTACACCGGCATGGAGGCTGCCAAAATCCTGCATGAGCGGCAGATGTTGGGACTTGAGATGCTGAGCAAACGCGGCATTCTTACGAAGATCAATTCGGTGATGATCCCCGGCATCAATGACCAGCACCTGATCGAAGTCAACAAATGGGTCAAGGAGCGTGGCGCGTTTCTGCACAACGTCATGCCGCTGATTTCAGACCCGGCACACGGCACCTGTTTCGGCCAGACAGGACAGCGCGGCCCAACTGCGCTCGAGCTAAAGGCGCTTCAGGATCGTCTCGAAGGCGGTGCCAAGCTGATGCGTCACTGCCGACAGTGCCGCGCCGATGCAGTCGGCCTGCTCGGCACTGATCGTGGCCAGGAGTTCACGCTCGACCAGATTCCACTCGAACCTGGCTACAACAGTGGCAAGCGTCATGCCTACCGGGAGGTGGTCTCACGCATACGCGATGACCATTTGGCAGCCAAGAACCAGGCGATCACGACGCTTGCATCAGTGAGCGTGCGCGGGTCGCTTCACGTGGCTGTAGCGACTAAGGGGGGCGGACGCATTAACGAACACTTCGGCCATGCGAAGGAGTTCCAGGTTTATGAAGCCTCGCAGACAGGGATTAAATTTGTGGGGCATCGAAAGGTCGAGCCGTATTGCCGTGGGGGCTGGGGCGAGGAAGCCACCCTCGGTGGCATTATTGCAGCACTCGAGGGCATAAATATCGTGCTGTGCGCCAAGATCGGAGATTGCCCCCAGAAGCAGCTCATGGAAGCTGGGATCAGGGCAACGGAGGCCTTTGGCTATGATTACATCGAAACCGCGATCAGCGCTCTTTACGCCGCTGAGTATGGCCTCGATCTATCGAAGGCAACGGCTTGA
- a CDS encoding MaoC/PaaZ C-terminal domain-containing protein produces MPLYASRLKVGDVHSVRLVEDLSRTQIVQYAGASGDYNPLHTDEIFATKIAGYPTVFAHGMLTMGITSKMLTDYVGETRLTKYGVRFTNPVWPGDSLDAKATVKALISRNGENFVELSVSTTNQDGVEVLRGYAEARIDP; encoded by the coding sequence ATGCCGCTATACGCCAGTAGATTGAAAGTAGGCGATGTCCACTCGGTTCGTCTAGTGGAAGATCTCAGTCGAACCCAAATTGTTCAATACGCGGGAGCCTCCGGCGACTATAATCCATTACATACGGACGAAATTTTCGCGACCAAGATTGCCGGTTATCCAACGGTGTTTGCGCATGGCATGTTGACCATGGGCATAACCAGCAAGATGTTAACCGACTATGTTGGAGAGACGCGGCTCACTAAGTATGGCGTTCGCTTCACGAATCCAGTTTGGCCAGGCGATTCATTGGACGCCAAGGCGACCGTGAAGGCGCTCATTTCACGTAATGGCGAGAACTTCGTTGAGCTCAGCGTTTCCACTACCAATCAGGATGGCGTGGAGGTCCTGCGAGGTTACGCTGAAGCACGAATTGACCCCTAA